Proteins from one candidate division KSB1 bacterium genomic window:
- a CDS encoding SdrD B-like domain-containing protein — MKTVGLLALMALLTGLSLNAQTLDSVKYCYDLEIEDIDCKGDTGNVIDVQRFDPALGRLENVRMHLKMDVEHTFKVENTAAGESEVALDIFSDVSSGLPLNVTALMQTKVEIDTIYLDAYDGITDYAGPSGYQIDGLVGSGGPANTNETEKVYSGQDLVDFQFAGSGTYPTKTCEQTSFSVYGGGGNADMNIITNGTVQLCVTYYYVKESDLSLQKTVSANYPAVGDSVDFRITVTNDGPTLATGVEVSDPLPVPLTAVAPIQTGYDPVSGIWTVDSLTTGESKELNIRTVVNTGGATVTNIAQVSASDLPDPDSEPDNNESGEDDQDEVQVTLYQLGQIGDYVWFDDDRQGDQDSGESGVDNVRIWLYDNAGNLLDTRVTDASGAFMFSDLHWGDYVIVLDRTSLPEDYESLISDTVFVDLDPGASYLEADFPVAKAYSKLGDYVWRDLDRDGVQDANEPGIENVRLFLENGTGVIDTVVTDEQGYYLFTNIEDTLVQIVLDTTTIPQGYELTSGTIPGGFLQTPPGTVRLDLDYGFHYFHGSIGDLVWYDLNRNGTVDEGEPGISDMIVYLLNEKGERIAKTVTDQQGKYTFKNIPHGSYTIAVDLNSVPGYFSMTTDDSMAVELKKYQNYVLADFGFWSPAAKYMQGGQRKVLAWYENSLQPSPLVKQDYEHQDVFYGNSYTSTRYEYDILLAWASGIDGFVVEWYGQTDNPSNPSSQRLLALLHTAHEMNERYRESGFRFEIIAVQHENSVGTWEENFQFLADSVLQHPAYWGRGDNSFAPLFVFHNEQTMLEPKKISRLADRLLPDFVYLGWNEGYNLSVFEDFDLLYPWVQPMNREYDTESGLLWGDQYLNFEYNNMNRMPDNADILFSIGAVWPGYNNGSKSQPRFIDAQDTLVYQKTWEKVLAYSNHKNIFEQLPMAWTLIQSWNVFSDKTDIVTTHENRYKFERMTQRYSRLFKGDEERRVSSDLGLLVPSKLRQVRIKAIQHPEISWQLDFAATRAMANYFVQDYQEAVSILDQALGLAPSKVHVLESADTFIELEWDAAAAANAYHIFYSKDSTDFQINSREWPDVQTRYTTKARLKGLEAGNVYYIAVAPADTALDAYTHYGWYRNQFSDADIIAVTLNKNNDDIIPPSPVHHDNHLVFVSGSPTFKKGEQQLDWSNAVDGDYTGWDATVWAQGSDKPSDTAWAIFEFADHARYQFNYVALTTDNGNDDNNYHYLKTKRIEVWVSNTGTDPDDFHKVLNTFFKSDGTERMWAPLQEYVKAKYVMLRLIFPHYHQGGWRQIVEFEVHTQEKQGAVPASENQAFKTVPGSFSCESNFPNPFNPSTTIRYTLAEAADVSLNIYNLNGQLVETLVREYQSAGSYQATWHSDEHPSGVYIYRLNAGSFSAVRRMTLLK, encoded by the coding sequence ATGAAAACAGTTGGATTACTTGCGCTGATGGCGCTTTTGACGGGTTTGAGTCTGAACGCTCAAACTCTGGACAGTGTCAAATATTGTTATGACCTTGAGATAGAAGATATTGACTGTAAAGGCGACACCGGCAATGTGATTGATGTACAACGATTTGATCCCGCGCTGGGGCGTCTCGAAAACGTGCGTATGCATCTCAAAATGGATGTGGAACACACATTTAAAGTTGAAAATACCGCTGCCGGAGAGTCAGAGGTGGCGCTGGATATTTTCAGTGATGTGAGCTCCGGTCTGCCTTTGAATGTCACCGCACTGATGCAGACAAAGGTGGAAATTGACACGATCTATCTGGATGCTTATGATGGAATTACGGATTACGCAGGCCCCTCCGGATATCAGATCGATGGTCTTGTCGGCAGCGGCGGTCCCGCCAATACGAACGAAACTGAAAAAGTTTACAGCGGCCAGGATCTGGTTGATTTTCAATTTGCGGGTTCAGGAACGTACCCGACCAAAACCTGCGAACAAACTTCTTTCAGTGTGTACGGCGGGGGCGGGAATGCAGACATGAATATCATTACCAACGGCACGGTTCAGCTTTGCGTGACCTATTATTATGTCAAAGAGTCGGATCTTTCTCTGCAGAAAACCGTATCTGCCAATTATCCGGCGGTTGGCGATAGCGTGGATTTCAGAATTACGGTGACCAATGACGGACCCACCCTCGCTACAGGTGTAGAGGTGAGCGATCCGCTGCCCGTACCGTTGACAGCGGTCGCCCCCATCCAGACCGGTTATGATCCGGTTTCAGGTATCTGGACTGTGGATTCTCTAACGACAGGAGAGAGCAAAGAACTGAATATTCGCACGGTCGTGAATACAGGAGGCGCAACCGTTACCAATATTGCACAGGTCTCTGCCTCTGATCTTCCCGATCCGGATTCCGAGCCCGATAATAACGAGTCCGGCGAGGACGATCAGGATGAGGTTCAGGTTACGTTATATCAGCTCGGTCAGATCGGTGATTATGTCTGGTTTGATGATGACCGTCAAGGGGATCAGGATAGCGGTGAATCCGGTGTTGACAATGTACGAATTTGGCTTTATGATAACGCGGGCAATCTTTTGGATACCCGGGTCACCGATGCTTCGGGCGCTTTTATGTTTTCGGATTTGCATTGGGGAGACTATGTGATTGTACTGGATCGAACCAGCCTGCCCGAGGATTACGAGTCACTGATTTCAGATACTGTTTTTGTTGATCTTGATCCCGGTGCGAGTTATCTTGAAGCCGATTTTCCGGTGGCAAAGGCGTATTCAAAACTTGGCGATTATGTCTGGCGTGATCTTGACCGGGATGGCGTTCAGGATGCGAATGAACCCGGTATTGAGAATGTGCGCTTGTTCCTGGAAAACGGGACGGGTGTGATTGACACGGTCGTCACGGATGAACAGGGGTATTACCTGTTTACCAATATCGAGGATACGCTGGTTCAGATTGTTCTGGACACAACAACCATTCCTCAAGGGTATGAACTCACCAGTGGAACGATTCCCGGTGGATTTTTGCAAACGCCGCCCGGAACTGTCCGTCTTGATCTCGATTACGGATTTCATTATTTCCATGGAAGTATCGGCGATCTGGTCTGGTATGATTTAAACCGGAATGGGACTGTGGATGAGGGAGAGCCCGGCATCTCGGATATGATTGTATATCTCCTAAATGAAAAGGGTGAACGCATCGCAAAAACAGTGACGGATCAGCAAGGCAAATATACGTTTAAGAATATACCGCACGGTTCCTATACGATCGCAGTCGACCTCAATTCGGTTCCGGGGTATTTCAGCATGACAACCGATGATTCTATGGCTGTTGAATTGAAAAAATATCAAAATTATGTGCTTGCGGATTTTGGATTCTGGAGTCCTGCTGCAAAGTATATGCAGGGCGGGCAGCGAAAAGTTCTGGCCTGGTACGAAAACTCACTGCAACCTTCACCGCTTGTAAAACAGGATTATGAGCATCAGGATGTGTTTTACGGGAATTCCTATACATCCACACGCTATGAATACGATATCCTGCTTGCCTGGGCGTCGGGTATTGACGGGTTTGTGGTAGAATGGTACGGCCAGACCGACAACCCATCCAATCCATCCTCACAGCGTTTGCTGGCCCTTTTGCATACCGCACATGAAATGAATGAACGCTACCGGGAATCCGGTTTTCGGTTTGAGATCATAGCCGTGCAGCATGAAAATTCGGTTGGAACCTGGGAAGAGAATTTTCAGTTCCTGGCTGATTCTGTTCTCCAACATCCCGCTTATTGGGGCAGAGGCGACAATTCGTTTGCACCGTTGTTTGTTTTTCATAATGAGCAAACAATGCTGGAGCCGAAGAAAATCTCCCGGCTTGCGGATCGATTGCTCCCGGATTTTGTTTATTTGGGCTGGAACGAGGGCTATAATCTCTCGGTATTTGAAGATTTTGACCTTCTGTATCCCTGGGTTCAGCCCATGAATCGGGAGTACGATACAGAATCCGGTTTGCTCTGGGGAGACCAATACCTAAATTTTGAATATAACAATATGAACCGTATGCCGGACAATGCAGATATTTTGTTTTCCATTGGTGCGGTTTGGCCGGGATATAATAATGGATCAAAGAGTCAGCCCCGATTTATTGATGCTCAGGACACTCTGGTCTATCAAAAGACATGGGAAAAGGTTTTGGCCTACAGTAATCATAAAAATATTTTTGAACAATTGCCTATGGCATGGACGCTGATTCAGTCCTGGAATGTTTTCTCAGACAAGACGGACATTGTCACCACACATGAAAATCGATACAAATTTGAGAGAATGACACAGCGTTACAGCCGCCTGTTCAAAGGTGATGAAGAACGACGCGTTTCTTCGGACCTGGGATTGCTGGTGCCGTCAAAATTACGGCAAGTTAGAATCAAAGCAATTCAGCATCCTGAAATATCCTGGCAGCTTGATTTTGCAGCAACGCGTGCCATGGCGAATTATTTTGTTCAGGATTATCAAGAAGCCGTCAGTATTCTTGATCAGGCGCTGGGTCTGGCGCCTTCAAAGGTGCACGTGCTGGAAAGTGCGGATACGTTTATCGAACTCGAGTGGGATGCTGCAGCGGCTGCCAATGCCTATCATATTTTTTATTCAAAAGATTCCACTGATTTTCAAATCAATTCACGTGAATGGCCGGACGTGCAGACCCGGTACACGACGAAAGCGCGCCTAAAAGGTCTGGAAGCGGGAAATGTCTATTATATTGCTGTGGCGCCTGCGGATACAGCGCTTGATGCGTACACCCATTATGGCTGGTACCGGAATCAATTTTCAGATGCAGATATCATCGCGGTAACCCTCAATAAGAATAATGACGACATCATTCCGCCGTCCCCGGTGCATCATGACAATCACCTCGTTTTTGTTTCCGGTTCTCCCACTTTTAAAAAGGGGGAACAGCAACTGGACTGGTCAAATGCTGTAGACGGCGATTACACAGGCTGGGATGCAACGGTCTGGGCGCAGGGTTCGGATAAACCGTCCGATACAGCCTGGGCTATTTTTGAATTTGCTGATCATGCCCGTTATCAGTTTAATTATGTGGCATTAACCACGGATAACGGCAATGACGATAATAATTATCATTATTTGAAAACAAAACGGATTGAAGTATGGGTTTCCAATACGGGAACAGACCCTGACGATTTTCATAAAGTTCTGAATACGTTTTTCAAATCCGACGGTACTGAACGGATGTGGGCGCCGCTGCAGGAATATGTAAAAGCAAAATATGTGATGTTGCGCTTGATCTTTCCGCATTACCACCAGGGAGGATGGCGGCAGATCGTTGAATTTGAGGTTCACACGCAAGAAAAACAAGGCGCGGTGCCCGCTTCTGAGAACCAGGCATTTAAAACGGTGCCCGGCTCTTTTTCCTGTGAATCCAATTTCCCAAACCCCTTTAATCCATCCACCACAATCCGCTATACCCTGGCCGAGGCAGCGGATGTAAGCTTGAATATCTATAACCTGAACGGCCAGCTTGTTGAAACGTTGGTGCGCGAATATCAATCCGCCGGAAGCTATCAGGCGACCTGGCATTCGGATGAACATCCGTCAGGTGTTTATATTTATCGGTTAAACGCCGGATCTTTTTCCGCCGTGAGACGGATGACTTTATTGAAATAA
- a CDS encoding SdrD B-like domain-containing protein: MNKYINIIIFTVLVFAASAWSQITTQTVEDSTGWMTTDWTESVVLDQFDSSLGRLVSAKLVINVASLQTVKVENLEDREATVTVKGILNVDATLPEGGTPVELQSVATAGEQFYQAWDGSTDYAGGSGRIDEDLVGSSQFNQDRYEKTYTGTDLAQFIGTGTVSVDGNTDAYYNVSGTTGKVSAEVIADANMGVQIVYTYSREADLELSKQLDVSSPEIGDTLTFTLTVNNNGGPLAVDGVVVSDQLPANLSFISSDGDGSYNETTGDWTVGDLAIDESKQIQIKTEVTASGNTENTAEITAASLPDPDSEVNNDNPAEDDQDAVSFDVPPQADLSLEKTVNQTTPNVRDEIEYTLTVTNDGPDAAENIIVTDQLPTGLSFVSDNSGGDYDESTGEWEVGNLNVGESQSIVIRARVTRSGTINNSAEITATDTDDPDSTPNNNLPGEDDQDNVEINVPNAADLSLQKTTSVDSIRAGEEFDFLITITNDGPDAANNVEVTDVLDSRLTLVSSSATQGSYNSSTDIWTVGTVANGATGTLTLTVSADDEYDLPIENTAEVSASDEYDPDSTPGNGDPDEDDQDDSNITSVKYADLQLTKAVDEATPYLGSQVTFTLTLENSGPDPAFNVVVNDVLPAGLSFDSSTPSQGSYNQSTGDWSVGDIAVGTTHTLTITATVDEPDEITNTAQVSSAEPLDPDSEPGNDDPDEDDQDQVTLDPVSIDLDLSKSANQSQYFSNDTVVYTLTLVNNGRKTANNIEITDAIPAGLTVDRVTPSAGNWSAPIWSLDSLNSGATETLSIRAVPNTVGDFDNTAEVTAADEPDVDSTPNNNAPDEDDQDTADITVRELVDLSLQKSVDNASPAVGGQVVFTLTVSNAGPDNATQVVVKDVLPDGLSFVSASPADYDAATHQWTVGSVAGGAQAGIDITARVDRAGVFENTAEVSAQDQEDADSTPDNGDPAEDDQDSAELQAGEADLSLTKSVSADSVMQGVEFDFVVTITNNGPDDVSEVNVTDVLPSGLTLVTGSPDYDENTGVWSVGELADAESKILTLVVQADAAGEYSNTAQVTLSAVRDPDSTPDNNDADEDDQDTADVQVYAPGSIGDYVWADYDGAGDQDAGEPGIENVRVLLLSAAGDTLAETITNSSGGYLFSDLDRGDYSVAIDASTVPANYNLTTTEPLAVNLSPEENYRSADFGYQPEPSSIGDLVWGDLNNNQLFDSENGLSGIELELSQDGSVIATQTTDSNGNYLFETLMPGTFTVNVVESTLPADWELTTANEPLTVNLGAGEDYRDADFGYRPRRAEIGDYVWQDINGDGVQDSNEPGVETVRLILFDDQDQPLDSALTDADGAYLFDDLPPGSFTVRLDTSSIPAQHSPSTPTQVSYELTAGESYPHADFGLFPARVSIGDYVFFDYDQNGTETIGSRREYGFEHVRLILLDSDDTALDSMFSGPDGRYLFTDLPYGDYSVRVDTSTAPDYHTLTSPMLISASLEPGDHYSLADFGFYRYLNAIGDFVYHDQNMDGVHDPNEPPIPGVIIRLLDENGTYIAKQVTGQNGKYLFERLAPKNYQVEIDMSSVPENYQLTTGSAIIDVELQDNDYHYHYDFGLSFDLRTRYPGIGKERKVFAWYEPWYGNAENDSTLRHWAIDYNGGIADTSYWGLFDSHRQRQWEYDILQAWNVGIDAFVVEWHPQDTLYSENYETAGLMGLFG, from the coding sequence ATGAATAAATATATAAATATAATTATATTCACGGTTCTGGTTTTTGCGGCCTCCGCCTGGTCCCAGATCACCACACAGACGGTCGAGGACTCGACAGGGTGGATGACGACTGACTGGACCGAATCGGTTGTTCTGGATCAATTTGATTCGTCGCTTGGACGCCTGGTGAGCGCAAAGCTCGTGATCAATGTCGCCAGTCTTCAGACAGTCAAAGTTGAAAATCTGGAAGACCGGGAAGCTACGGTCACCGTCAAAGGCATCCTGAATGTCGACGCGACTCTTCCCGAAGGTGGAACACCGGTAGAGTTGCAATCTGTGGCCACAGCCGGGGAACAATTTTATCAAGCCTGGGACGGATCAACGGATTATGCGGGGGGGTCCGGTCGAATTGATGAAGATTTGGTTGGAAGTTCTCAGTTTAATCAGGATCGCTATGAAAAGACCTATACCGGAACGGACCTTGCTCAATTTATTGGCACGGGCACGGTTTCTGTGGACGGAAATACCGATGCCTATTATAACGTCAGCGGCACCACCGGCAAAGTCAGCGCTGAGGTCATTGCGGATGCCAATATGGGAGTTCAGATTGTCTATACCTATTCCCGCGAGGCTGATCTGGAACTGTCCAAGCAGTTGGATGTTTCCTCTCCGGAAATTGGAGACACGCTGACTTTTACATTAACCGTGAACAATAACGGCGGCCCGCTTGCGGTGGACGGTGTTGTGGTGAGTGATCAGCTGCCCGCTAATTTGAGCTTTATCAGTTCGGACGGCGACGGCTCTTACAATGAAACCACCGGTGACTGGACAGTGGGTGACCTGGCGATTGATGAAAGCAAACAGATTCAGATCAAGACCGAGGTCACGGCAAGCGGAAACACCGAGAATACAGCGGAAATAACAGCAGCTTCCCTGCCGGATCCCGACTCGGAGGTCAATAATGACAATCCCGCAGAGGATGATCAGGATGCGGTGTCATTTGACGTGCCGCCTCAGGCTGATCTTTCTCTTGAGAAAACGGTCAATCAGACAACTCCCAATGTGCGAGACGAAATTGAATATACGCTGACGGTGACCAATGACGGGCCGGATGCGGCGGAAAATATAATCGTGACCGATCAGCTGCCGACCGGATTGTCGTTTGTTTCAGATAACAGCGGCGGCGACTATGATGAGAGCACCGGAGAGTGGGAGGTGGGTAATCTGAATGTCGGTGAAAGCCAATCTATTGTCATTCGGGCGCGTGTAACCCGATCCGGAACCATCAACAACAGCGCTGAAATAACCGCTACCGATACGGATGATCCGGATTCTACGCCGAATAATAATCTGCCCGGTGAGGATGACCAGGATAATGTGGAAATCAACGTCCCCAATGCGGCGGATTTGTCTTTGCAGAAAACCACCAGCGTGGACAGTATTCGTGCCGGGGAAGAATTTGATTTTCTGATTACAATTACGAATGACGGTCCGGATGCGGCAAATAATGTCGAGGTCACTGATGTTCTGGACAGTCGTTTGACTTTGGTGTCCTCAAGTGCGACCCAGGGAAGTTACAACAGCAGCACGGATATCTGGACTGTCGGTACGGTTGCAAACGGCGCCACCGGCACATTGACCCTGACGGTTAGCGCGGATGACGAATATGATTTGCCCATTGAAAATACGGCCGAGGTGTCTGCGAGCGATGAGTATGACCCGGATTCCACCCCGGGTAACGGCGATCCTGATGAAGATGATCAGGATGATTCCAATATCACATCGGTAAAATATGCGGACCTGCAGCTGACCAAAGCAGTCGACGAGGCAACCCCGTATCTCGGTTCTCAGGTTACCTTTACGTTAACGCTTGAAAATTCCGGACCGGATCCTGCCTTTAATGTGGTGGTCAATGATGTGCTGCCTGCCGGTCTGTCTTTTGATTCTTCCACACCCTCGCAAGGCAGTTATAATCAGAGTACCGGCGATTGGTCTGTGGGTGATATCGCAGTCGGAACAACCCATACTCTGACGATCACCGCCACGGTCGACGAGCCTGACGAAATCACAAACACAGCGCAGGTGAGTTCAGCTGAACCGCTGGACCCGGATTCCGAGCCGGGAAACGATGATCCCGATGAGGATGATCAGGATCAGGTCACTCTTGATCCGGTGTCCATCGACCTGGACCTGAGCAAATCGGCCAATCAGAGTCAATATTTTTCCAATGATACCGTGGTCTATACTTTGACGTTGGTCAATAACGGACGCAAAACCGCAAACAATATCGAGATTACAGATGCAATCCCCGCCGGCCTGACCGTGGACCGTGTAACACCTTCGGCCGGAAACTGGAGCGCGCCTATCTGGAGTCTTGATTCCCTGAACAGCGGCGCCACGGAAACGCTGTCTATCCGGGCTGTTCCAAATACGGTCGGCGATTTCGATAATACCGCCGAGGTGACAGCAGCGGATGAACCGGATGTGGATTCTACCCCGAATAACAACGCGCCTGATGAAGACGATCAGGATACGGCGGATATCACGGTTCGGGAATTGGTGGATCTCAGTCTGCAGAAAAGCGTGGATAATGCTTCGCCTGCAGTCGGCGGACAGGTTGTGTTTACTCTCACCGTATCAAACGCCGGCCCTGATAACGCAACTCAGGTTGTTGTCAAGGATGTATTACCGGATGGCCTCTCGTTTGTCAGCGCCAGTCCGGCGGATTATGACGCGGCAACCCATCAGTGGACGGTGGGAAGCGTGGCCGGCGGTGCGCAAGCCGGCATTGATATCACTGCACGTGTGGACCGCGCCGGGGTGTTTGAAAATACGGCCGAGGTCTCTGCACAGGATCAGGAGGATGCGGACAGCACACCGGATAATGGTGATCCTGCTGAAGATGATCAGGACTCGGCTGAACTTCAGGCCGGTGAGGCTGATCTCAGTCTGACCAAGAGTGTTTCCGCTGATTCGGTCATGCAGGGCGTGGAATTTGATTTTGTGGTCACGATCACCAATAACGGCCCGGACGATGTGTCCGAGGTCAATGTGACCGATGTATTGCCGTCCGGTCTTACTTTGGTGACCGGATCTCCGGATTATGATGAAAATACCGGCGTATGGTCGGTTGGTGAACTGGCTGATGCTGAATCGAAAATCCTGACCCTTGTCGTACAGGCTGACGCTGCCGGGGAATACAGCAATACGGCTCAGGTGACGCTCAGCGCCGTTCGGGACCCGGATTCAACACCGGATAATAATGATGCGGATGAAGATGATCAGGACACCGCGGATGTGCAAGTCTATGCTCCCGGATCGATTGGTGATTACGTGTGGGCGGATTATGACGGCGCCGGCGACCAGGACGCGGGAGAACCCGGTATTGAAAACGTCAGAGTGCTGTTGTTGTCCGCCGCAGGTGATACCCTGGCCGAGACTATAACAAACAGTTCCGGCGGGTATCTGTTCAGCGATCTGGACCGGGGTGACTATAGCGTGGCGATTGACGCCTCTACCGTGCCTGCAAATTATAATCTGACAACAACCGAGCCGCTGGCTGTAAACCTGTCGCCGGAAGAAAATTATCGCAGCGCGGATTTTGGTTATCAACCGGAGCCGTCATCAATTGGTGATCTCGTTTGGGGCGACCTGAACAACAACCAATTGTTTGACAGCGAAAATGGATTGTCCGGCATCGAACTGGAATTGTCACAAGACGGGAGTGTGATTGCCACACAGACAACCGATTCCAACGGCAATTATTTGTTCGAAACTCTGATGCCCGGCACTTTTACGGTCAATGTCGTCGAGTCCACGCTTCCTGCCGATTGGGAACTGACCACCGCGAATGAACCGCTGACTGTAAATCTGGGCGCCGGGGAAGACTATCGTGACGCGGATTTCGGATATCGTCCCAGGCGGGCGGAAATCGGCGACTATGTATGGCAGGACATCAACGGCGATGGTGTGCAGGACAGCAATGAGCCGGGTGTTGAAACTGTTCGGTTGATTTTGTTCGATGATCAGGACCAGCCGCTGGACAGCGCCCTGACCGACGCCGACGGCGCCTATTTGTTCGATGATCTGCCGCCGGGCAGCTTTACTGTCAGACTCGATACCAGCAGCATTCCGGCGCAGCATTCACCCAGTACGCCGACGCAGGTCTCTTACGAACTAACTGCGGGAGAATCCTATCCCCACGCCGACTTTGGATTGTTTCCGGCGCGTGTCTCTATTGGTGATTATGTGTTCTTTGATTATGATCAAAACGGGACTGAAACTATAGGCAGCAGAAGAGAGTACGGCTTTGAACATGTGCGTCTCATCCTGCTTGATTCTGATGATACAGCGCTGGATTCTATGTTTTCAGGACCGGACGGCAGATACCTTTTCACTGATTTGCCCTATGGCGACTATTCGGTGCGTGTGGACACATCAACCGCCCCCGATTACCATACGCTGACATCCCCGATGCTGATCTCTGCAAGCCTTGAACCGGGTGATCATTACAGTCTTGCCGATTTTGGTTTCTATCGGTATTTGAATGCGATTGGTGATTTTGTTTACCATGATCAAAATATGGATGGCGTTCATGACCCGAACGAACCACCGATTCCGGGTGTGATCATTCGTCTTTTGGATGAGAATGGAACTTATATTGCCAAACAGGTGACCGGTCAAAATGGAAAGTATCTGTTTGAACGCCTGGCCCCTAAAAATTATCAGGTAGAGATTGATATGTCCAGCGTACCTGAAAACTATCAATTGACAACGGGCTCTGCAATCATAGATGTTGAATTGCAGGACAACGACTATCACTATCACTACGATTTCGGTCTCTCGTTTGATCTGCGAACCCGGTATCCCGGCATCGGTAAAGAGCGAAAGGTGTTTGCCTGGTATGAACCCTGGTATGGAAATGCTGAAAATGATTCAACCTTGCGACACTGGGCTATCGATTATAACGGCGGAATCGCTGATACCAGCTACTGGGGATTGTTTGATTCTCACCGGCAGCGCCAATGGGAATATGATATTCTGCAGGCCTGGAATGTCGGCATTGACGCTTTTGTGGTGGAATGGCATCCTCAGGATACCCTTTATAGTGAAAACTATGAGACGGCCGGTTTGATGGGACTGTTCGGATAA
- a CDS encoding T9SS type A sorting domain-containing protein gives MSHPAYYDADDYDFTPLFVFHEPDAHTAAEIDSVADRVLPENTLLAWNEGYDWDVFRHMDLLYPWAQPMNKNWHEQGQRWGDEYLDFEYENMNKSRGSHGVYFAIGAAWPGFDDRSWVDGTDRWIDRQDTLVYHQTWEKIHAYQQPMPMPWVLLQSWNDFNRSTHLDLSQNNRFTFLTMTRDHIARFKADVPPKDDLALVAAQHLHMARIFAEQRPQEKWLIESSIEQGWKSIMNGEYYKALSIFDQVMGIAPNPLTVEVGTDQIHLSWRAAPYATGYRIALAADSGPFDISHSTAPAFVRVTGTDTVLSVNSLPVYVAVAPEADLDIVGRFAWYQNVYTRGGIYKVDRSGVTRLQEADKTVNQDMQVIQVPEKTQLSQNYPNPFNPVTTIEYQLDQAQHVKLNIYNMNGRLMDQLVNQSQDAGVHRIQWRAHDQPSGLYFYQLQTESLQTTRRMLLVR, from the coding sequence ATGAGTCATCCGGCTTATTACGATGCCGACGACTATGACTTTACACCGCTTTTTGTGTTTCACGAACCTGATGCGCATACCGCGGCGGAAATTGATTCTGTAGCGGATCGGGTACTGCCTGAGAATACCCTGTTGGCCTGGAATGAGGGCTATGACTGGGATGTATTTCGACATATGGATTTGCTGTATCCCTGGGCGCAGCCGATGAATAAAAATTGGCATGAACAGGGACAGCGCTGGGGCGATGAATATCTGGATTTTGAATATGAAAATATGAACAAATCGAGAGGATCGCATGGCGTTTATTTTGCCATAGGCGCTGCCTGGCCCGGTTTTGATGATCGGTCCTGGGTTGACGGCACAGATCGATGGATCGACCGTCAGGATACTCTGGTGTATCACCAGACCTGGGAAAAGATACATGCCTATCAGCAGCCGATGCCTATGCCCTGGGTGCTGCTGCAGTCCTGGAATGATTTCAACCGGTCTACTCATCTGGACCTGTCGCAGAATAACCGTTTTACGTTTTTAACCATGACGCGAGATCATATTGCGCGCTTTAAAGCAGATGTGCCGCCCAAAGATGATCTGGCTTTGGTCGCAGCTCAGCATTTGCACATGGCCCGGATTTTTGCGGAACAACGACCGCAGGAAAAATGGTTGATCGAGTCCTCTATTGAACAGGGCTGGAAATCCATTATGAACGGTGAATATTACAAAGCCCTGTCTATTTTTGATCAAGTCATGGGCATTGCTCCCAATCCGCTCACGGTGGAGGTGGGTACAGATCAAATTCACTTGTCCTGGCGGGCTGCGCCTTATGCGACGGGATATCGAATCGCTCTGGCTGCGGACAGCGGACCATTTGATATCTCCCATTCCACAGCGCCAGCGTTTGTGCGTGTCACCGGCACCGATACGGTTTTGTCCGTCAACTCACTGCCGGTTTACGTGGCTGTGGCGCCGGAGGCGGACCTGGATATTGTCGGCCGGTTTGCCTGGTACCAAAATGTGTACACACGCGGCGGCATTTATAAAGTGGATCGTTCAGGTGTAACCCGATTACAGGAAGCGGATAAAACCGTCAACCAGGATATGCAAGTGATCCAGGTTCCTGAGAAAACACAATTGTCACAAAATTATCCAAATCCGTTCAATCCGGTCACAACGATTGAATATCAGCTTGATCAGGCTCAGCACGTCAAGCTGAATATCTATAATATGAACGGGCGTTTGATGGATCAGCTGGTGAACCAGAGTCAGGATGCAGGTGTTCATCGAATACAGTGGCGGGCGCATGATCAACCCAGCGGCTTGTATTTCTATCAGTTGCAAACCGAATCCTTGCAAACGACCCGGCGAATGCTTTTGGTTCGTTAA